The nucleotide window GAGTTGAGATTTTATCAGTAGAATTTAGCTTAAAAAAATCAATCATTTCATCAGCACGTTGTTGGTTCCAATTTTGATAAAAATCATCCATGAAATCCATCGCTTCCTCTATTTTCATATGCGGAAGCATTGTAATCGCATCCGGTATATAGGAAACCTTTTCAAAAATATGCTTGGAACGAGGATTTCCATCAATAGTAATGGAACCGCCTTGTATCGATGTTAGAGAAGTAATGGCGTTAAGTATAGTGGTTTTACCTACTCCATTAATCCCGATTAAACATGTAATTTCACCTTTCTCAGCAGTGAAAGTAACATCATTCAGAACCGTTTTTCTCCCGAACTTCTTTTGCAAATTTTTAACTTCAATCATTTAAGCGCCCCCCTTTGAGCCTTTTTCATATTCACTTCGTACTACTTTCAAAGCATCCTCTAAAGGCATATTTATGGAATCCACGGATTCAATAAATTTTTCTACAGCATCTAATACCAATTCTTTTTTCACTTGATGGATCACTTTTACATCCCTAGTAATTCTACTAGGCTGATTTCTTTCAGTCGTAATCAAACCTTCTTCCTCCATTTCCTTATATGCCCGTTGAGCCGTATTAGGATTGATCTTAAGTTGATTCGCCAATTCTCTTCTTGAAGGAATCGTCTGTCCAGGCTCATAAAAGCCTTGCGCCATTTGCTGCTTGAAATGCTGGACAACTTGCACATACACTGGGTCTCGATTATTAAACCGAATGTTCATACGTTACACTCCCTAGGTTGTAAGCTAACTTCGCTAAGTGTATTACATTGATAATACACCTGCTTCAAAAAAATATGTATTACGCGCTTAATACAGTCAATAAGTGTATTATATGCTTAATACACAAACGAGTCAATATCAAATCTAATACTTTTATAAACTTTTCTTTTCTGCTACCCTTAAATGGTCATTGAAAAAGAGCGTGAACGAGGGGAAGAACAACGATGAAACTAATATCATGGAATGTAAATGGGTTACGAGCAAGCGTTAGAAAAGGTTTCCTCGACTACTTCAATAAAGTGAATGCTGATATATTCGCAGTACAGGAAATCAAATTACAAGAAGGGCAAATCAACCTAGAACTGGATCTTCCAGATTATTATCAGTACTGGAACTACGCAGAAAGAAAAGGTTACTCTGGTACAGCCGTATTCACCAAACGCAGACCATTAAACGTCCTATACGGTTTTAATCATGAATTATCCAGTAAAGAGGGACGAATGATTACTTTGGAGTTCGATGAATTTTATTTTGTTACAGTTTATACACCAAACTCTCAGCGATCGTTGGAAAGGTTGCCAATAAGACTCGAATGGGAAGATCAATTTTTCGATTACATAAAAGAACTGGAAGCGA belongs to Halalkalibacillus sediminis and includes:
- a CDS encoding GntR family transcriptional regulator, which encodes MNIRFNNRDPVYVQVVQHFKQQMAQGFYEPGQTIPSRRELANQLKINPNTAQRAYKEMEEEGLITTERNQPSRITRDVKVIHQVKKELVLDAVEKFIESVDSINMPLEDALKVVRSEYEKGSKGGA
- a CDS encoding ATP-binding cassette domain-containing protein, which gives rise to MIEVKNLQKKFGRKTVLNDVTFTAEKGEITCLIGINGVGKTTILNAITSLTSIQGGSITIDGNPRSKHIFEKVSYIPDAITMLPHMKIEEAMDFMDDFYQNWNQQRADEMIDFFKLNSTDKISTLSKGNTAKVNLLLGLALDADYVLMDEPFSGIDIFSREQIAEVFTSHLIEDRGVIITTHEISDIEHLIDKAVLLDEGKVYKEFRTEEIREEEGKSVVDVMREVYQR
- a CDS encoding exodeoxyribonuclease III — its product is MKLISWNVNGLRASVRKGFLDYFNKVNADIFAVQEIKLQEGQINLELDLPDYYQYWNYAERKGYSGTAVFTKRRPLNVLYGFNHELSSKEGRMITLEFDEFYFVTVYTPNSQRSLERLPIRLEWEDQFFDYIKELEAKKPVILCGDLNVAHQEIDVRNDKTNHGNSGFTYEEREKLTRLLGGGFIDTLRFFHPQDDQIFTWWSYMKTVRERNIGWRIDYFIVSEKLKSSLVSSTAHTDIYGSDHCPIELRIDL